The following are encoded together in the Neofelis nebulosa isolate mNeoNeb1 chromosome 9, mNeoNeb1.pri, whole genome shotgun sequence genome:
- the DUSP2 gene encoding dual specificity protein phosphatase 2 — MGLEAARELDCAALGALLREPREAERTLLLDCRPFLAFCRHHVRHARPVPWNALLRRRARGPPAAALACLLPDRALRARLARGELARAVVLDEGSASVAALPPDGPAHALLSALLPETRAGPTAVCFLRGGFDGFQACCPDLCSESPAPAMSPVGAENSRSDARAPFYDQGGPVEILPYLFLGSCSHSSDLQGLQACGITAVLNVSASCPNHFEGLFRYKSIPVEDNQMVEISAWFQEAISFIDSVKNAGGRVLVHCQAGISRSATICLAYLIQSRRVRLDEAFDFVKQRRGVISPNFSFMGQLLQFETQVLCH; from the exons ATGGGGCTGGAGGCGGCGCGCGAGCTGGACTGCGCGGCGCTGGGCGCGCTGCTGCGGGAGCCGCGGGAGGCCGAGCGCACGCTGCTGCTCGACTGTCGCCCCTTCCTGGCCTTCTGTCGGCACCACGTGCGCCACGCGCGGCCCGTGCCCTGGAACGCGCTGCTGCGGCGCCGAGCGCGgggcccgcccgccgccgccctcGCCTGCCTGCTGCCCGACCGTGCGCTGCGGGCGCGCCTGGCCCGCGGGGAGCTGGCGCGGGCCGTGGTGCTGGACGAGGGCAGCGCCTCGGTGGCCGCGCTCCCGCCCGACGGCCCGGCACACGCGCTGCTCTCCGCGCTGCTGCCCGAGACCCGCGCGGGGCCCACGGCCGTCTGCTTCCTGCGAG gcGGCTTCGACGGCTTCCAGGCCTGCTGCCCCGATCTGTGCTCCGAGTCCCCCGCCCCGGCCATGTCGCCTGTTGGGGCCGAGAACAGCCGTTCTGACGCCAGGGCTCCCTTTTACGACCAG GGCGGCCCCGTGGAGATCTTACCCTACCTGTTCCTGGGCAGCTGCAGCCACTCCTCCGACCTGCAGGGGCTGCAAGCTTGTGGCATCACAGCTGTCCTCAACGTCTCCGCCAGCTGCCCCAACCACTTTGAGGGCCTTTTCCGCTACAAGAGCATCCCGGTGGAGGACAACCAGATGGTGGAGATCAGTGCCTGGTTCCAGGAGGCCATCAGCTTCATTG ACTCGGTGAAGAACGCTGGAGGCCGGGTACTTGTACACTGCCAGGCGGGCATCTCACGCTCCGCCACCATCTGCCTGGCTTACCTGATCCAGAGCCGTCGCGTGAGGCTGGACGAGGCCTTCGACTTTGTTAAGCAACGCCGGGGAGTCATCTCCCCCAACTTCAGTTTCATGGGGCAGCTGCTACAGTTTGAGACGCAGGTGCTATGTCACTGA